The proteins below are encoded in one region of Methylobacillus flagellatus KT:
- a CDS encoding transglycosylase SLT domain-containing protein yields MQLSKVGIAQASGLRRTGKTKWVEVCRMACASFLMVAGLLLGNGSGHAAGPDDVFLSARAAYNARNLNALTTASRNLHAQHYILAPYTDYWRFLLELNQASNQSVRQFLDQYKDAPFADRLRGEWLKVLARRQDWETFFEEYPKLQREDMAVNCYAADGGIQQGLESAVNAGKALWMTGNELPANCDAVFDRLQKGGVLREEDIWARTRLLLQGSRITVAKSVLQRLPGIDKNNLKLLDRVYQNPQKVLENRQISFKSRLGRELNLYALERLSRSQPALVLDLWEKIHGNFDVADRDYFWGRFALHAARKHDPAALTYFQRAGNVVLDNDQREWKARAAMRAGDWKALQEAIAAMPESLQAEQVWQYWKARALKEQKQIVAANLILVKLAKENTYYGLLAEEEMGDALGAAPERYRASADEVRAVLDNPGIQRALALRRLEMRWESREEWRFASRDFDDKQLIAAAEVAFREGWYDIAINTADRTKLLHDFALRYPTPYRDLMQGYVADNALDEAWVYGLIRQESRFVSWAKSVVGASGLMQVMPETAKWIAKRMGMRDYKPAMINQLDTNLKFGTHYLRYTMDRMDQQPLMATAAYNAGPGRPKRWASDQPLEGAVYAETIPFSETRDYVKKVLSNSIYYSHQLGTQSQTLKQRLGVVPGVGSPVNPEQD; encoded by the coding sequence ATGCAATTGAGTAAGGTGGGCATCGCGCAGGCAAGTGGCTTGCGTCGTACAGGCAAAACCAAATGGGTAGAAGTGTGCAGGATGGCGTGTGCCTCATTCCTGATGGTGGCAGGGCTCCTGTTGGGAAATGGCTCCGGGCATGCCGCCGGTCCTGACGATGTCTTCCTGAGCGCGCGCGCAGCCTATAATGCCCGCAACCTCAATGCACTCACCACTGCTTCGCGAAACCTGCATGCGCAGCATTATATTCTCGCTCCCTACACCGATTATTGGCGTTTCTTGCTGGAGTTGAATCAGGCAAGCAACCAGTCCGTGAGGCAGTTCCTCGATCAATACAAGGATGCGCCCTTCGCGGATCGCCTGCGCGGCGAATGGTTGAAAGTATTGGCGAGACGCCAAGATTGGGAAACATTCTTTGAAGAATATCCCAAGCTCCAGCGCGAGGATATGGCGGTGAACTGCTATGCGGCAGACGGCGGCATCCAGCAGGGCCTGGAGTCTGCCGTCAATGCAGGCAAGGCCCTATGGATGACGGGCAATGAACTGCCTGCCAATTGCGATGCCGTGTTTGACCGGCTGCAGAAGGGCGGCGTTCTGCGGGAAGAGGATATCTGGGCAAGGACCCGTTTGCTGTTGCAAGGCTCAAGGATCACTGTGGCCAAGTCTGTGCTGCAGCGTCTGCCGGGCATCGACAAGAACAATCTCAAGCTCTTGGACCGGGTTTACCAGAACCCACAGAAAGTCCTGGAAAATCGCCAGATCAGCTTCAAGAGTCGCCTGGGAAGAGAGCTCAATCTTTACGCCCTGGAACGACTGAGCCGTAGCCAGCCTGCATTGGTGCTGGATTTGTGGGAAAAGATACACGGCAATTTCGACGTGGCGGACCGCGACTATTTCTGGGGGCGCTTTGCCCTCCATGCCGCACGCAAACATGATCCCGCCGCATTGACCTATTTCCAGAGAGCCGGGAATGTGGTCCTGGACAATGATCAGCGGGAATGGAAAGCCAGGGCTGCCATGCGGGCAGGCGATTGGAAGGCATTGCAGGAAGCGATTGCCGCCATGCCGGAATCCCTGCAGGCAGAACAGGTTTGGCAGTATTGGAAAGCCCGGGCACTCAAAGAACAAAAGCAGATCGTCGCGGCCAATTTGATCTTGGTCAAACTGGCCAAGGAAAATACTTACTATGGATTGCTGGCGGAAGAGGAGATGGGCGATGCATTAGGCGCGGCGCCTGAGCGCTACCGTGCAAGTGCCGATGAGGTGCGGGCCGTATTGGATAACCCTGGCATACAGCGTGCCTTGGCACTACGCCGGCTGGAAATGCGCTGGGAGTCACGCGAGGAATGGCGATTTGCCAGTCGCGACTTCGATGACAAGCAGTTGATCGCCGCTGCCGAGGTGGCGTTCCGTGAAGGTTGGTACGACATTGCCATCAATACGGCTGACCGCACCAAGTTGTTGCACGATTTCGCCTTGCGCTACCCTACTCCTTATCGAGACCTGATGCAGGGATATGTGGCGGACAATGCATTGGACGAAGCCTGGGTTTATGGCCTGATTCGCCAGGAAAGCCGGTTTGTCAGCTGGGCCAAGTCTGTGGTCGGCGCATCCGGCTTGATGCAGGTCATGCCTGAAACCGCCAAGTGGATTGCCAAGCGCATGGGCATGAGAGACTACAAGCCTGCCATGATTAACCAGCTCGATACCAACCTGAAGTTTGGCACCCATTACCTGCGCTATACCATGGATAGGATGGACCAACAGCCTCTGATGGCGACTGCAGCCTACAATGCTGGTCCAGGCAGGCCAAAACGCTGGGCTTCGGATCAGCCACTGGAGGGAGCGGTGTATGCTGAAACCATTCCCTTCAGTGAAACGCGTGACTACGTCAAGAAAGTACTCAGCAACTCCATCTATTATTCCCATCAACTGGGGACTCAGTCACAGACGCTCAAGCAGCGGCTGGGGGTCGTACCAGGCGTGGGATCACCAGTCAATCCGGAACAGGATTAA
- a CDS encoding WD40/YVTN/BNR-like repeat-containing protein, translating to MTITLVNAVGKCCLPKSGCQLIWEKWCLMEALAMEFNVSVAQFGAIFRGIAILLMSFFAMSIAVGAYAEQIWMQQDSGTSHELRSVSFASDGQHGFAVGFGGTILATSNGGETWVAQDSGTFSELNSVSISRDGRQGWAVGFGGAILTTSNGGTTWVQQESGTPYELRSVSVASDGQHGWAVGFGGTILATTNGGLAWEPQASGTMNELRSVTFTADGRTGWAVGFNGTILSTVDGGETWIRQDSGTSNELYSISITSDGRHGWVVGFGGTILTTSDSGGVWKMQSSGTQHELHSVSVVPDGGSGWAVGFNGIILATSNGGQAWTVQSSGTSNELRSVHVTADGRTGWAVGFAGTILAFRPD from the coding sequence GTGACTATCACGCTGGTGAATGCAGTTGGTAAGTGCTGCTTACCTAAATCCGGCTGCCAATTGATCTGGGAAAAATGGTGCTTGATGGAGGCATTAGCGATGGAGTTCAATGTGAGTGTTGCTCAATTTGGTGCGATTTTTCGGGGCATCGCAATATTGCTCATGAGCTTCTTCGCAATGTCCATTGCAGTGGGCGCCTACGCAGAACAGATCTGGATGCAGCAAGACAGTGGCACGTCCCATGAGCTACGCTCAGTCAGTTTTGCTAGTGATGGGCAGCACGGATTTGCAGTGGGTTTCGGCGGAACGATACTCGCTACCTCCAATGGAGGGGAAACCTGGGTGGCACAGGACAGTGGTACCTTTAGCGAGCTAAACTCAGTGAGTATTAGCCGTGATGGTCGACAGGGGTGGGCAGTCGGCTTCGGTGGAGCCATACTCACCACCTCCAATGGCGGGACCACCTGGGTGCAGCAAGAGAGCGGCACGCCTTACGAGCTACGTTCAGTCAGTGTGGCTAGTGATGGGCAGCACGGCTGGGCAGTCGGGTTTGGCGGTACTATTCTTGCTACCACCAATGGAGGTCTGGCTTGGGAGCCACAAGCAAGCGGAACGATGAATGAGCTTCGTTCTGTGACATTCACAGCCGATGGGCGCACAGGTTGGGCAGTTGGATTCAACGGTACGATACTCTCTACAGTAGATGGCGGAGAAACCTGGATACGCCAAGATAGTGGTACATCAAATGAGTTGTACTCAATCAGCATCACGTCTGATGGCCGCCACGGTTGGGTTGTGGGATTCGGTGGCACTATTCTCACCACTTCGGACAGTGGAGGTGTCTGGAAAATGCAATCCAGTGGCACCCAACATGAACTTCACTCTGTCAGCGTTGTGCCTGATGGTGGTTCAGGTTGGGCCGTCGGGTTTAACGGCATCATTCTAGCCACCTCAAATGGAGGTCAGGCGTGGACGGTTCAATCGAGTGGCACATCCAACGAGCTTAGATCTGTTCACGTGACAGCGGATGGACGTACAGGATGGGCTGTTGGATTTGCTGGAACAATACTCGCCTTTAGGCCAGATTGA
- the argB gene encoding acetylglutamate kinase: MLNQTTAAQKAQTLAEALPYIKRFFDKTIVIKYGGNAMTDPHLKECFASDVVLLKLVGMNPVVVHGGGPQINELLDKLGKKGEFIQGMRVTDEETMDIVEMVLGGQVNKEIVNLINRNGGKAVGLTGQDGNFIHARKLLVQDLQNPSNMIDIGQVGEISGIDPSLIQFLDSGDFIPVIAPIGVGIDGQTYNINADVVAGKLAEVLGAEKLILLTNTPGVLDKTGQLLTGLTPKQIDDLVADGTLSGGMLPKISSALDAARSGVKSVHIIDGRVEHALLLEVLTDAGVGTLITAK; encoded by the coding sequence ATGCTCAACCAAACCACTGCCGCCCAGAAAGCCCAAACCCTAGCCGAGGCCTTGCCTTACATCAAGCGTTTCTTCGACAAAACCATTGTCATCAAATATGGCGGCAACGCCATGACCGACCCTCACCTCAAGGAATGTTTCGCCAGTGATGTCGTGCTGCTCAAACTGGTGGGCATGAACCCAGTGGTCGTGCATGGCGGCGGCCCACAGATCAATGAATTGCTGGACAAGCTTGGCAAGAAAGGCGAGTTCATCCAGGGCATGCGCGTCACCGACGAAGAGACCATGGATATTGTGGAAATGGTACTGGGCGGACAGGTCAACAAGGAGATCGTCAACCTGATCAACCGCAACGGCGGCAAGGCCGTCGGACTGACTGGGCAAGATGGCAATTTCATCCATGCGCGCAAACTGTTGGTACAGGACTTGCAGAACCCGTCCAACATGATCGATATTGGACAGGTAGGTGAAATCAGCGGTATCGATCCCAGCTTGATCCAGTTTCTGGACAGCGGAGACTTCATTCCTGTCATTGCCCCTATCGGTGTAGGAATAGATGGGCAGACTTACAATATCAATGCCGATGTCGTGGCCGGCAAGCTGGCAGAAGTGCTCGGCGCCGAGAAACTGATCCTGCTCACCAATACGCCGGGCGTATTGGACAAGACGGGTCAGCTACTCACAGGCCTCACCCCCAAGCAGATAGATGACCTGGTTGCCGACGGCACCCTGTCGGGTGGCATGCTGCCCAAGATCAGCTCAGCGCTGGACGCCGCACGCAGCGGGGTCAAGTCCGTTCATATCATCGATGGCCGCGTCGAGCATGCCTTACTGCTGGAAGTCCTGACTGACGCCGGCGTAGGCACCCTCATCACCGCCAAGTAA
- the lpxC gene encoding UDP-3-O-acyl-N-acetylglucosamine deacetylase — protein MLKQRTLKKEISATGVGLHSGDKVTLTLRPAAPDTGIVFRRIDLPDTAEFKVQPHLVTDTKLCSALECNGARVATIEHLMSALAGLGIDNIRIELNAGEVPIMDGSAGPFVFLLQQAGIVEQDAMKKFIRIKKTVEYREGDKWVRFDPYFGFKLDFTIDFNHPAVEHTGQRITIDFADNSYIKEISRARTFGFMHEVEALRSMGLARGGSLDNAIVLDEFRVLNSDGLRYDDEFVKHKMLDAIGDLYVLGHPLIGAFSAYKAGHYMNNQLLRALLADGDAWEYATFAKIEEAPGAFRNPIGLPPALQYV, from the coding sequence GTGCTTAAACAAAGAACACTGAAAAAAGAAATAAGCGCCACCGGCGTTGGTTTGCATTCCGGCGACAAGGTGACCCTGACCTTGCGCCCGGCGGCACCTGATACCGGCATTGTATTCCGCAGGATCGATCTGCCCGATACTGCGGAATTCAAGGTACAACCTCATCTCGTGACCGATACCAAGTTGTGTTCCGCCCTGGAGTGCAACGGTGCCCGGGTTGCCACGATTGAGCACCTGATGTCTGCCCTGGCAGGGTTGGGGATAGACAACATCCGTATTGAGCTCAATGCGGGTGAAGTCCCTATCATGGATGGCAGTGCCGGGCCTTTTGTCTTCCTTCTGCAACAGGCCGGCATCGTCGAACAGGATGCGATGAAGAAATTCATCCGCATCAAGAAAACCGTTGAGTACCGCGAAGGCGACAAATGGGTACGTTTCGATCCCTATTTTGGCTTCAAGCTCGATTTCACGATTGATTTCAACCATCCTGCCGTGGAGCACACCGGACAGCGCATCACGATTGATTTTGCTGATAACTCCTATATCAAGGAAATCAGTCGTGCGCGCACCTTCGGATTCATGCATGAGGTGGAGGCGCTGCGTTCCATGGGCCTTGCCCGGGGCGGTAGCCTGGATAATGCGATCGTGCTGGACGAGTTTCGCGTACTGAACAGCGATGGATTGCGCTATGACGACGAGTTCGTCAAGCACAAGATGCTGGACGCCATTGGCGACCTATACGTATTGGGCCACCCCTTGATTGGTGCTTTCAGCGCCTACAAAGCGGGGCATTACATGAATAATCAACTGCTGCGGGCACTATTGGCCGATGGCGATGCATGGGAATACGCCACCTTTGCCAAGATCGAGGAGGCGCCCGGCGCCTTTCGGAATCCCATTGGTCTGCCGCCGGCATTACAATACGTCTAG
- a CDS encoding complex I NDUFA9 subunit family protein, with the protein MQRVRQICVVGGSGFVGSALVHRLSTAGYDVKVLTRRRESSKHLILLPNVQVTECDVFNEASLSGQLHGQDAVINLAGILHESGNATFESIHVDLATRIADICCKQGVPRLLHMSALKASADAKSAYLRSKAAGEQAVLRRADELQVTVFRPSVIFGRGDHFLSMLANVVNMMPVVAVAKPNAKFQPIWVEDVAYVFLTALENVSTYGRSIDLGGPQVYTLKQLIELTALLLGKKRRIVSLNDKLSYYQAYALELMPFKLMTRDNLLSMEVDSVCDGPISEFFGHSLASLEAIAPEYIAGETPRSAYERFRSLAGRTFSRR; encoded by the coding sequence ATGCAACGTGTCAGGCAAATATGTGTCGTCGGTGGCTCGGGCTTTGTCGGTAGCGCCCTCGTGCATAGGCTCAGCACCGCCGGCTATGATGTCAAGGTGCTGACACGCAGGCGTGAGAGCAGCAAGCACTTGATCCTGCTCCCGAACGTGCAGGTGACAGAGTGCGACGTCTTCAACGAGGCCTCGTTATCCGGACAGCTCCATGGCCAGGATGCTGTCATCAACCTGGCAGGCATTCTGCACGAGAGCGGAAACGCGACATTCGAGTCCATCCATGTCGACCTGGCGACCAGGATTGCCGATATCTGCTGCAAACAGGGCGTGCCTCGCCTGTTGCACATGAGTGCGCTGAAGGCCAGTGCCGATGCTAAAAGCGCCTATCTTCGCTCCAAGGCGGCCGGGGAACAGGCTGTGCTCCGGCGGGCAGATGAGTTGCAGGTGACGGTATTCCGTCCCTCGGTCATTTTTGGCCGGGGCGACCACTTCCTCAGCATGTTGGCCAATGTTGTCAATATGATGCCAGTCGTTGCGGTTGCCAAGCCAAACGCGAAGTTCCAGCCCATCTGGGTAGAGGATGTGGCTTATGTGTTCCTGACAGCGCTGGAAAATGTCAGCACTTATGGCCGCAGCATCGATCTTGGCGGGCCGCAGGTATACACCCTCAAGCAGTTGATTGAGCTTACGGCCCTCTTGCTAGGAAAGAAGCGCCGCATTGTCAGCTTGAACGACAAGCTGTCCTACTATCAGGCCTATGCGCTTGAGCTGATGCCATTCAAGCTGATGACGCGTGACAATCTGCTGAGCATGGAAGTGGATAGCGTATGTGATGGGCCAATTTCCGAGTTCTTTGGACATTCCCTGGCTTCACTGGAAGCGATAGCTCCCGAGTATATTGCCGGAGAAACGCCGCGCAGTGCTTATGAGCGTTTTCGCAGCCTGGCTGGACGTACGTTCAGCAGGCGTTAG
- the ftsZ gene encoding cell division protein FtsZ — MFEIMDRDSQEAVIKVIGVGGCGGNAVAHMIEKEVGGVEFICANTDMQALKKSQAKTVLQIGTDITKGLGAGARPEIGREAALEDRDRIAEVIDGADMLFITAGMGGGTGTGAAPIIAEVAKEMGILTVAVVTKPFAFEGKRTKVAQEGLEELSKHVDSLIIIPNEKLMQVLGEDVPFLEAFQAANDVLHNAVSGIAEIINCPGMVNVDFADVRTVMSEMGMAMMGSATATGSERARIAAEQAVASPLLEDVNLANARGVLVNITASTSFKMKEYYDVMNTIKEFTAEDATVIVGNVFDESIGDGLRVTMVATGLNGVASRRQQKPELRVMTQVRDGTTNQPMYMGGTDDDSPAVFSSNGRRAQVEAMKMSGVEEYDIPAFLRKQAD; from the coding sequence ATGTTTGAGATTATGGACAGGGACTCACAAGAGGCCGTGATCAAAGTGATAGGCGTGGGTGGTTGCGGCGGCAACGCAGTGGCTCACATGATTGAAAAAGAGGTCGGCGGCGTGGAGTTCATTTGCGCCAATACCGACATGCAGGCACTGAAGAAGAGCCAAGCCAAGACCGTGTTGCAGATTGGCACTGACATCACCAAGGGCCTGGGTGCAGGTGCGCGTCCGGAGATCGGCCGCGAGGCCGCTTTGGAAGACCGCGATCGCATCGCTGAGGTGATCGATGGTGCAGACATGCTGTTCATCACCGCAGGCATGGGGGGAGGCACCGGCACCGGCGCAGCGCCCATCATCGCGGAAGTCGCCAAGGAAATGGGCATCCTCACCGTGGCGGTGGTGACCAAGCCGTTCGCTTTTGAAGGCAAACGTACCAAGGTCGCACAGGAGGGGCTGGAAGAACTTTCTAAGCATGTCGATTCTCTTATTATCATCCCGAATGAGAAGCTCATGCAGGTGCTGGGTGAAGACGTACCCTTCCTGGAGGCGTTCCAAGCGGCCAACGACGTATTGCACAATGCGGTATCCGGTATTGCCGAGATCATCAATTGCCCTGGCATGGTCAATGTCGACTTTGCCGACGTGCGTACCGTCATGTCCGAAATGGGCATGGCGATGATGGGTTCCGCGACTGCCACCGGCAGCGAGCGCGCCCGCATCGCAGCTGAACAGGCAGTGGCAAGCCCTCTGCTGGAAGACGTCAACCTCGCCAATGCGCGTGGCGTGCTGGTCAACATCACTGCAAGCACTTCCTTCAAGATGAAGGAGTACTATGACGTGATGAACACGATCAAGGAGTTCACGGCTGAGGATGCCACGGTGATCGTGGGCAATGTGTTCGATGAGTCTATCGGCGATGGCTTGCGTGTCACCATGGTAGCAACCGGGTTGAACGGTGTGGCGTCTCGTCGCCAGCAGAAGCCCGAATTGCGTGTGATGACGCAGGTGCGCGATGGTACCACCAACCAGCCGATGTATATGGGTGGTACGGATGATGACAGTCCTGCCGTATTCAGTTCGAATGGCCGTCGTGCGCAGGTTGAAGCCATGAAGATGTCGGGCGTGGAGGAATATGATATTCCTGCATTCCTGCGCAAGCAGGCTGACTGA
- a CDS encoding pyrimidine 5'-nucleotidase, whose amino-acid sequence MSHKVWIFDLDNTLHDADAEIFPHLHIEMTRYIMSELRLEEEAACLLRQHYWRIYGATLKGLMRHHRVHPHHFLQTTHQLAGLPQMVRSVKKLRHTLQQLSGRKVVFTNAPMSYAKRVLKLLAIDDLFDQVFSVESSGFHPKPAIRGFQHLLRTLKVNAGDCVLLEDSLPALMTAKRLGMNTIHVSRRPKRPSYVDARISSVLELPHTWLYKTYNNAEYRHPPAYCPGLASCLDQEVKKWL is encoded by the coding sequence ATGTCACACAAGGTCTGGATCTTCGACCTCGACAATACCTTGCATGATGCAGATGCGGAAATCTTTCCGCATCTGCATATCGAGATGACGCGCTACATCATGAGCGAGCTCAGGCTGGAGGAAGAGGCGGCATGCCTGTTGCGCCAGCATTACTGGCGCATCTACGGCGCCACCCTGAAAGGCCTGATGCGCCATCACCGTGTGCACCCGCACCATTTCCTGCAGACCACCCACCAGCTCGCCGGGCTGCCTCAAATGGTGCGCTCGGTCAAAAAGCTGCGACATACCTTGCAGCAACTCTCTGGCCGTAAGGTAGTATTCACTAACGCGCCGATGAGTTATGCCAAAAGAGTGTTAAAATTGCTCGCTATCGACGACTTGTTCGACCAGGTGTTCAGTGTGGAATCCTCTGGTTTCCACCCCAAACCTGCCATACGGGGATTTCAGCACCTGCTGCGAACGCTCAAGGTCAATGCCGGCGACTGCGTGCTACTCGAAGACAGCCTGCCGGCATTGATGACAGCCAAGCGACTGGGCATGAACACCATCCATGTCTCGCGCAGGCCAAAACGCCCCAGTTATGTGGATGCACGCATTTCGAGCGTGTTGGAGCTACCGCATACCTGGCTTTATAAAACGTACAACAATGCAGAGTATCGCCATCCCCCGGCGTACTGTCCCGGACTGGCTTCCTGCCTGGATCAAGAGGTAAAGAAATGGCTTTGA
- a CDS encoding multifunctional CCA addition/repair protein encodes MRIYTVGGAVRDRLLGLPVKDRDHVVVGSTPEAMVQLGYRPVGKDFPVFLHPVTHEEYALARTERKTGKGYKGFQVHADPEVTLEQDLARRDLTINAIAEDEHGNLIDPYHGVADLHAKVLRHVSPAFCEDPVRILRVARFAARFVEFSVADETMTLMRHMVEDGEVDALVPERVWQELAKGLMEQRPSRMFEVLRACGALKRLLPELDRLFGVPQTAKYHPEIDTGVHVMLVIDYAARAGFSLPVRFAALTHDLGKGTTPAHILPRHIGHEERSVELLQSLVKRLRVPNDCKDLALLVAKHHGKVHQVGEMKAATVLRFLQETDALRQPGRFRDFLSACEADARGRTGFEQQALPLFPLLLEILQLVRTVDAGAIAREQSSPDAIKEAVFSARVAAMEAAYRFPLKEAVG; translated from the coding sequence ATGCGCATTTATACGGTCGGTGGCGCTGTTCGGGACAGGTTGCTGGGCTTGCCAGTCAAGGATCGGGACCATGTCGTGGTCGGCAGTACGCCAGAGGCGATGGTGCAATTGGGCTACAGGCCGGTGGGTAAGGATTTTCCAGTGTTCCTCCACCCGGTTACTCATGAGGAGTACGCCTTGGCGCGTACTGAACGCAAGACTGGCAAAGGTTACAAAGGGTTCCAGGTTCATGCAGATCCAGAAGTGACGCTGGAGCAGGACCTGGCGCGACGGGATCTTACCATTAATGCGATTGCTGAGGATGAGCACGGAAATTTGATCGATCCCTACCATGGGGTCGCCGATCTGCATGCCAAGGTGCTGCGCCATGTCAGTCCCGCCTTCTGTGAAGACCCGGTGCGCATCTTGCGCGTTGCACGCTTTGCGGCCAGGTTTGTCGAATTCAGTGTAGCAGACGAAACCATGACGCTGATGCGGCATATGGTGGAAGATGGCGAAGTCGACGCCCTGGTGCCGGAGCGCGTCTGGCAGGAGCTGGCCAAGGGCTTGATGGAGCAGCGGCCCAGCCGCATGTTTGAAGTATTGCGGGCCTGCGGTGCGCTGAAGAGGCTGTTACCCGAACTGGACAGATTGTTTGGCGTACCGCAGACGGCCAAATACCACCCTGAAATCGATACCGGCGTCCACGTCATGTTGGTCATTGACTATGCCGCTCGTGCGGGATTCAGCCTGCCGGTTCGCTTTGCCGCGTTGACTCATGATCTGGGCAAGGGAACTACGCCAGCCCATATCCTGCCACGACACATTGGCCATGAAGAGCGTAGCGTGGAGCTGCTGCAGTCCCTGGTGAAGCGCTTGCGTGTACCAAATGATTGCAAGGATCTGGCCTTGCTGGTAGCAAAGCACCACGGCAAGGTGCATCAGGTCGGCGAGATGAAGGCGGCCACTGTCCTGCGTTTCCTGCAGGAAACCGATGCACTGCGGCAGCCGGGACGATTCCGTGATTTTCTGTCCGCCTGCGAGGCGGATGCCCGCGGGCGGACTGGCTTCGAGCAACAGGCATTGCCATTGTTCCCACTATTGCTGGAGATATTGCAACTTGTAAGGACAGTGGATGCTGGCGCAATTGCCCGTGAGCAAAGTAGTCCGGACGCGATCAAGGAAGCTGTATTTTCCGCCCGGGTTGCGGCAATGGAAGCCGCATACCGGTTTCCGCTTAAGGAAGCTGTTGGATGA
- the slmA gene encoding nucleoid occlusion factor SlmA has protein sequence MALKPGERKQQILETLAKMLESPKREKITTASLAAKLDVSEAALYRHFPSKARMFDGLIEFIEQTLFGLINKITSEEEEGLRQARRIVTILLLFAEKNHGMTRVLIGDALVNEDPALQTRINQLFDRIESTLKQSLRIAETQTGRKFDPESQANLLLCFVIGRWHQFAKSGFKRKPMEYVQQQLTLLYGLEE, from the coding sequence ATGGCTTTGAAACCCGGAGAACGCAAACAGCAAATCCTGGAAACCCTGGCGAAGATGCTGGAATCGCCCAAGCGCGAAAAAATCACCACCGCGTCCCTGGCCGCCAAGCTTGATGTCAGCGAAGCAGCGCTCTACCGCCACTTCCCCAGCAAGGCCCGTATGTTCGACGGGCTCATCGAATTCATCGAGCAAACCCTATTCGGCCTCATCAACAAGATCACCTCGGAAGAGGAAGAAGGCCTGCGACAAGCGCGGCGCATTGTCACCATCCTGCTGCTGTTCGCGGAAAAGAACCACGGTATGACCCGCGTGCTGATCGGCGATGCATTGGTCAACGAAGATCCTGCCCTGCAAACCCGCATCAACCAACTGTTCGACCGCATTGAATCTACCCTGAAGCAAAGCCTGCGCATTGCTGAAACCCAGACCGGCCGCAAGTTCGATCCCGAGTCCCAGGCCAACTTGCTGCTATGCTTCGTGATTGGCCGCTGGCACCAGTTTGCCAAGAGCGGCTTCAAACGCAAGCCGATGGAATATGTACAGCAGCAATTGACCTTGCTGTATGGCCTCGAAGAATAA